From one Aspergillus fumigatus Af293 chromosome 8, whole genome shotgun sequence genomic stretch:
- a CDS encoding putative C6 transcription factor translates to MSAQLKRQRRSKIACEPCRTRKRKCNGQHPCEMCTDSEYTCHYDLGSRKKRNKGLVLESLMTVRPAQRQQAGSHWERPTAPTPRRPSPPGERFTNTVQQSIGPNSGAVFVQNLGLKIDPVNALNPQVFAWNIGLRKLPGSFMAMSIVNIISAEEMTALAHMFFDKVAPYYGFVDRDSCFEHIRSRWDRPTGFEPYDIVLCGVAAMGCLFSQRKAAAAELHLVESAKSALEQRSQCEIPPLILITGWALRVSYLRLTASPHTAWLASCSLMHLIDASGLHLDPSSRHELLRPTPNIDDDIRRRLVSFAQYINTWVSFDLARSRIILHGVSYKTPSSRDGDFTAEMLDLLPLSESLDPFTPVDAAQLTTMLVNIMQSSRAQPPSVLSQCNLVLCIFRRLRAVHSTLSPALMSQMLELITKALACARQLVDANCPWSHVANVPFQAICTLLAVDSPESLSLLDDAVQTLKYVTDVYDTEVLREAYRTAGSLILLQQRRKEHDAGRLTSIWGRHFGPDNDTMSQRRPSIQDSESFRDLVADLSSSENFDFAQFFIADNPWNALGMDS, encoded by the coding sequence ATGTCAGCCCAGCTGAAACGGCAGCGTCGGTCCAAGATTGCCTGTGAGCCATGCCGGAccaggaagaggaagtgCAACGGCCAGCATCCTTGCGAGATGTGCACAGACTCTGAGTACACATGCCACTATGACTTGGGCTCTCGCAAGAAACGAAACAAGGGCCTCGTCCTGGAAAGTCTGATGACAGTCCGACCGGCGCAGAGGCAGCAGGCGGGGTCACATTGGGAGCGCCCAACGGCCCCGACTCCACGACGTCCATCGCCGCCAGGGGAGCGATTTACCAACACTGTGCAGCAGTCGATCGGACCCAATTCCGGCGCAGTCTTTGTGCAGAACCTGGGACTCAAGATCGACCCTGTCAACGCACTCAATCCTCAGGTCTTCGCGTGGAATATCGGGCTGCGCAAATTGCCGGGCAGCTTCATGGCGATGTCGATCGTAAATATCATATCCGCGGAGGAAATGACCGCGCTGGCCCACATGTTCTTTGACAAGGTAGCTCCTTACTACGGCTTTGTTGACAGGGACAGCTGCTTTGAGCATATCCGGTCGAGATGGGATCGACCGACCGGTTTTGAACCGTACGATATCGTCCTTTGTGGAGTGGCCGCGATGGGCTGCTTGTTTTCTCAAAGGAAggcagcagccgcagagCTACATCTGGTTGAATCGGCCAAGTCGGCTCTCGAACAGCGTTCTCAATGCGAGATACCGCCCCTGATATTGATCACGGGATGGGCCCTTCGAGTGTCTTACCTGCGGTTAACGGCGTCGCCTCACACGGCCTGGCTGGCGAGCTGTTCATTAATGCACCTCATTGACGCGTCCGGTCTTCACCTCGATCCGTCATCGAGACATGAGCTTCTACGACCGACGCCGAATATCGACGATGATATCAGGCGTAGGCTAGTCTCGTTTGCCCAATACATCAACACATGGGTATCGTTCGACTTGGCGCGATCAAGAATCATCTTACATGGCGTATCCTACAAAACCCCATCCAGCCGAGACGGTGATTTCACGGCCGAGATGTTGGATCTGTTGCCCCTTTCCGAGAGTCTTGACCCCTTCACACCGGTCGACGCAGCCCAGCTTACCACCATGCTCGTCAATATCATGCAAAGCAGCCGCGCCCAACCTCCGTCGGTTCTCTCTCAATGTAACCTCGTTTTATGCATCTTCCGCCGTCTGCGTGCAGTTCACTCCACTCTCTCCCCAGCTCTGATGAGCCAAATGCTGGAGCTGATTACGAAAGCTCTCGCCTGCGCTCGCCAACTAGTAGACGCAAACTGCCCATGGAGCCACGTGGCGAATGTCCCCTTCCAGGCTATCTGCACGCTCCTGGCGGTGGACAGTCCGGAGTCGTTGTCTCTGTTAGACGACGCGGTGCAGACTCTCAAATACGTGACGGATGTCTATGACACTGAGGTATTGAGGGAAGCATACCGCACCGCGGGCTCTCTCATTCTATTGCAGCAGAGACGAAAGGAGCACGATGCAGGCCGTTTGACCAGTATCTGGGGGCGGCACTTCGGCCCTGATAACGATACCATGTCGCAGCGACGGCCGAGCATACAGGATTCCGAGTCTTTCAGGGACTTGGTCGCGGATTTGTCCAGTTCGGAGAATTTCGATTTTGCGCAGTTCTTTATCGCGGATAACCCCTGGAATGCGCTGGGAATGGATAGCTAG
- a CDS encoding GNAT family N-acetyltransferase, translating into MPTDYHYTYFRVSKTEDLDRSAQRYRDLRLQALKLSPASFAATYESEALLTDEYWKWRLSQPGRETFVCAARPEANPNAFNEEDLEWVAQLTLLGPRTKEEFTLPAASGQPEPGPDDEEERWQLLGLYTLSSHRGRGIAKRLCAEAIKYLVEYRVEPKNVHVRLMVKPGMEAAVRLYRGLGFVEVGSCTLAEALIANGEGDLLPEGYEVKEKFCARGGHVMLQCFTRDSV; encoded by the coding sequence ATGCCAACAGATTATCACTATACCTACTTCCGAGTCTCCAAGACGGAAGATCTCGATCGCTCAGCGCAACGATACCGAGACCTGCGTCTGCAGGCCCTGAAACTCTCCCCGGCGTCATTCGCTGCGACCTACGAATCAGAAGCCCTGCTCACAGACGAATACTGGAAATGGCGCCTGTCGCAACCAGGGAGGGAAACATTCGTTTGCGCGGCACGTCCAGAGGCAAACCCCAATGCATTCAACGAAGAGGATTTAGAATGGGTCGCTCAATTGACGCTGCTTGGACCCCGAACCAAAGAGGAGTTCACGCTGCCTGCAGCATCCGGGCAGCCAGAACCAGGCccggatgacgaggaagagcggTGGCAGCTTCTCGGTCTCTACACGCTCTCCTCGCATCGTGGGAGGGGTATCGCGAAGCGCCTGTGCGCGGAGGCCATCAAGTACCTTGTCGAGTATCGGGTCGAGCCAAAGAATGTCCACGTTCGGTTGATGGTCAAGCCGGGAATGGAAGCTGCTGTACGGCTGTATCGGGGACTGGGTTTTGTGGAGGTGGGAAGCTGTACCCTTGCCGAAGCTCTGATTGCGAACGGTGAAGGGGATCTCTTGCCGGAGGGGTACGAAGTGAAGGAGAAGTTTTGTGCGCGGGGTGGTCATGTAATGCTGCAGTGTTTTACGAGAGATTCTGTATAG
- the ergS gene encoding protein ergS, with protein sequence MFPPFFASALHYESFQRNYARFPLYTSLLFPKARNELSSGMAPDTTLSIRSGRPETPMKSSKTNKERSKRCRSERSKTEGRGRVLLAETIGRALYHSHAGLPHDVNHIPHDLFEFHETPAQGSSSIWLSVANHNGRSSGSTGSSMRTSDDTLSARSYDTLPTGSSCISEEDAHSQRNRSILASQKSLPHKRIVSLDGQPSVDDVERLATRYGQASHMGLLDPSYSIFLNGDRTAGLCFKVLNKVAIVMGDPMCDPTKICSVLDEFKRYRRRQRWDISFLGAGQMLVSYIRMRNKKWTVLEFGKERVLNPLANEVLLETSGKRILTQNRQLLNPSKGGITLHIYAPSLETDYELETELCAIYDEWRMARNKSGRLQAFITEYDPFLMPNLMTYIYTRGQNGKVNGFAALRWIGEKNGYHVDPCIAAPRAPKGISDLLIFASMAWLRQIGISHLSFGYEPSDSLAEVSGMPSPLAHLTRQIYRYTFQRLPIGGKKAYFDKFKPDEEQDSPLYLIFPSTIPEPRPIIAMAHVANISIRKLWFHHRSKPAVPQ encoded by the coding sequence ATGTTCCCCCCTTTCTTTGCTTCGGCTCTGCACTACGAGTCCTTTCAGAGAAACTACGCAAGGTTTCCATTATACACGTCGTTATTGTTCCCTAAGGCTCGAAACGAATTATCATCCGGTATGGCGCCAGATACTACCCTCTCCATCCGGAGTGGAAGACCCGAGACCCCCATGAAGAGCTCGAAGACCAACAAAGAACGAAGTAAACGCTGTCGGAGTGAGCGTAGCAAGACAGAAGGGCGCGGGAGGGTCTTGCTGGCTGAAACAATTGGCCGGGCATTATATCACAGCCATGCTGGCCTCCCACACGACGTCAACCATATCCCTCACGATCTATTCGAATTCCATGAGACCCCTGCGCAAGGGAGTTCATCGATATGGCTATCAGTTGCCAATCACAACGGTCGCTCCAGTGGCAGCACAGGCAGCAGTATGAGGACATCCGACGACACCCTCTCCGCTAGATCCTATGACACCTTACCTACCGGCTCTAGTTGCATCAGCGAAGAGGATGCGCATAGCCAACGAAACCGCTCCATCCTCGCCAGCCAAAAATCTCTTCCCCATAAACGCATCGTCAGCTTAGACGGACAGCCTTCCGTCGACGACGTGGAACGACTGGCGACTCGATATGGTCAAGCCTCACATATGGGACTGCTCGACCCCAGCTACAGCATCTTTCTGAATGGAGATCGAACCGCAGGTCTATGTTTCAAGGTCCTGAACAAGGTTGCGATAGTGATGGGCGATCCTATGTGCGACCCTACTAAGATATGCAGCGTGCTCGATGAGTTCAAGCGGTACCGACGTCGTCAACGCTGGGATATCTCATTCCTCGGTGCCGGTCAGATGCTTGTGAGCTATATTAGAATGCGTAACAAGAAATGGACGGTCTTGGAGTTTGGTAAAGAGCGGGTCTTGAACCCTCTGGCAAACGAGGTTTTACTCGAGACAAGCGGGAAGCGTATTCTGACGCAGAACCGACAGCTCCTCAATCCAAGCAAAGGTGGCATTACCTTGCACATTTATGCACCCTCCTTGGAGACGGATTACGAATTGGAGACTGAGTTGTGCGCAATCTACGATGAGTGGCGCATGGCCCGCAACAAGTCGGGAAGACTTCAAGCCTTCATTACTGAGTATGATCCCTTCCTGATGCCGAACCTCATGACATACATTTATACTCGAGGGCAAAACGGAAAGGTGAACGGTTTTGCAGCCTTGCGATGGATCGGTGAGAAGAATGGATATCACGTTGATCCGTGTATCGCTGCCCCGAGAGCGCCGAAGGGGATTAGCGATCTGTTAATATTCGCCTCGATGGCTTGGCTGAGGCAGATTGGCATCTCACACCTGAGCTTTGGCTATGAACCCTCCGACTCGTTGGCAGAGGTGTCGGGAATGCCTAGTCCTCTCGCACATTTAACCCGCCAAATCTATCGATATACATTCCAACGGCTCCCAATCGGCGGGAAGAAGGCGTATTTTGACAAGTTCAAGCCGGATGAGGAGCAGGATTCACCCCTCTATCTTATATTTCCGTCGACGATCCCAGAACCACGGCCGATCATCGCTATGGCCCATGTTGCTAACATCAGTATCCGCAAACTGTGGTTTCATCACCGTTCCAAGCCTGCGGTCCCGCAATGA